The genomic stretch GAATTACAGCATTCTGACAGGAGCTTTGCTTACTGCGAGATACTGGCTCGCTTCAGCTTATGCCAAAAGCATGAATTTATGGATGATTAGTATTTTGGTGGTGACGGCTATTTTTCAATGTTTACTGCAATTTGGTGTGGCTCAGCAATTGCAGCCACGCGGTATAGATGAAGCCATTATTTTCTATATTTTGCCAGCTTTCTGGCTGTTGAGTTTTGTCGGTATTCATCTCAAGCAATTTTCACTGATTCAACTCTGGCTGATTCCTGCTGCTGGAATTCTGCTGATTGCATTGGGTTACTTTGAAATTTTTATTATTTTGGTGTTTATGGCCTGGGCAATGGTGAATCAACAACGATTGATACAAGCCTTGAGTATTTTGCTGCTGATCTTCTGGTCATGGTTGCTGTATTACAATCTGGGACTAAGTTTTTTATTTAAAAGTGTCAGTATTTTTGCCTCAGGTGTGCTGGTGTTGCTTCTGGCTTATGTGTTGAGTTCACCGAAGTTTCAGCTGAAAGCAGGAGTAACCTCATGATGAAAAAGTTTATGGCGCTGCATCTGAGTATTTTTAGCATTGCCTTATTTATGGGATTGATCATTCAGCATGAATGGCATCTGGCCAAAAGTGAGAGTATCTTTGTCGAGTTGGCACCAGTCGATCCGCGTTCGATCCTGCAAGGGGATTATATGGTACTGAACTATGATCTGCATTTTAGCGCAGTGGCAGCGGGGAATGGTTCCGAACAGCCAGTTTCTGACATCCGGACTGAAGATTTTAAAAATCAATCGCATGTGATGAGTTATGTGCAGCTGGATCAGCAGCGCAGAGTTATTAAAACCAGTTTTGAACAAAGCACATTAAATCAGTCGGAACGTTCAGCCCGATTAATTCTGAAAAACCCACACAATACTTTTGAGGCTTTATATCCTGCTGCCAATAGTTTCATGTTCGCCGAAGGTCTGGAGCCTTGTTATCGTAATGCCAAATTTGCAGAGCTGAAAGTAAAGGAAAATGGCAAGGCCTTGTTAGTTGATTTGCTGGATCAACAATTAAAACCTTTAAACTGTGAAAGCTCTAAAAGCTGGCGAGAGGACAGTTAAACAGGTCAATATTCCAGTATTAAAAAAGCCCGCAATGTGCGAGCTTTTGGGTATCTGGTCTGATCAGATTATGCGACTTGTACAGGAATACAGTTGGCAGTGTGGCTGACTGTATTGTTTGGGGTAGCATAAACCAAACGAGGCTGATGGGCATTCGCTTCAGCTTCAGTGAAATCGCCAAAGGTTGCAATAATCACGATATCGCCTACATCGGCTTGATGCGCAGCGCCACCATTGACTGAAATGATGCCTGAATTGTCTTCGCCACGAATTGCATAAGTTGCAAAACGTTTACCATTGGTCACGTTCCACACATGAATTTCTTCGTATTCACGAATGCCAGCCAAATCCATCAAAACGCCATCAATTGCACATGAACCTTCATAGTGTAGTTCTGCATGTGTAACGTGAGCGCGGTGAATTTTGCATTTTAATAAACGAGATAGCATGGCTAGCGTCCCCTGAGTTGACCTAAGAGTTTGATCATTTGGTTAAATCAATCTTGCTTGCTGTATGGTGAACAATCGAGCAAACGCATTTTGCGCTTAAATAAACTTTCTGGCAAGCGGAATTGTCCAGCAATTTTTG from Acinetobacter lwoffii encodes the following:
- the panD gene encoding aspartate 1-decarboxylase, encoding MLSRLLKCKIHRAHVTHAELHYEGSCAIDGVLMDLAGIREYEEIHVWNVTNGKRFATYAIRGEDNSGIISVNGGAAHQADVGDIVIIATFGDFTEAEANAHQPRLVYATPNNTVSHTANCIPVQVA
- a CDS encoding GDYXXLXY domain-containing protein — protein: MKKFMALHLSIFSIALFMGLIIQHEWHLAKSESIFVELAPVDPRSILQGDYMVLNYDLHFSAVAAGNGSEQPVSDIRTEDFKNQSHVMSYVQLDQQRRVIKTSFEQSTLNQSERSARLILKNPHNTFEALYPAANSFMFAEGLEPCYRNAKFAELKVKENGKALLVDLLDQQLKPLNCESSKSWREDS